The genomic segment TGGATTGAATTTGCACACGGTAGATGTAGGGCCTGCCTATAACGCTTTGGTACCTGCTATCGAGGGTGTACTTGGGCTTGATGACAAAACAAAGGGAAATACAAAGGCTCGTTTGCGCATGACAGTGCTGTATGCCATTGCTAACCAAAAAGGATACTTGGTAGCGGATACGTGCAATCGCAGCGAGATTTATGTCGGCTATATGACAAAAGGTGGCGACGGTCTTGCCGACTTTAATCCAGTAGCAAGTCTGACGAAGCATGAGATGCGAATTCTCGCTGCTGAGCTCGGGGTGCCTGGAGAGATCATCACGAAGCCACCTTCAGCTGATTTGTGGGAAGGGCAGACGGATGAACAGGAGATGGGTTTCACCTATGAGGATCTCGATCGTTTGCTGATTACAGGGGAAACTCGACCGGAAGCCAAAGAACGCATTGATTACCTGCATCGAATCTCTGAGCATAAGCGCAACATCATGCCAGGCATATAGATATGGCACAATCCTACAAGCTGTTTACAAGTTGTCTGTGGCAAACGACCAGTGCAGTCGTATCAACTGAGCAACGTCTCTACTTGTTTGATCCAGCCTATTTTCCCCACGAGATAGAGGCGATTGCTGACTATGTGCGAAGGGAGAGGAACGGAAGAGAGCTTATTCTCGTCCTAACTCACGGAGATTGGGATCATGTTGTCGGAATCGGCAAATTTCCGGATGCCACAATCATTGCACAAAAGGAAATCCTCACAGATGGACGGATTGAGCAGAAGCTGAACAAGGCGAAACGGTTTGACGGGTCGTATTACGTGGTCAGATCGTATGAAGTAGGAATGCCGACATTCACGAAACTTGTGGAGGATGCCCAAGATTGGCAGGAAGTCTTTTTCCTGCCTGTACCAGGACATACACCCGATCAGATGGCGACCTTGTTCCGGGAACAGAAGCTGCTTGTTGTCGGTGACATGCTATCGAATTTGGAGTTCCCGTTTATTGACGACAGCAGTGCCTATTTGGAGAGTCTGGAAAAGCTTGAGCGGTTGGTCCTTCAAGGAGAAGTGGAAGAAGTCATTCCTGGACACGGAGTACCTGCAAAAGGACGCGAGGAAATCCTGCATCGGATTGAACGCGATCGCCAGTACTTGTTGGATGCACGTGCAGTTGTTTTCGAGGGTATCGCCAATAACATAGAGGAAGATGTACTGGGAGAGCAGTTTTCCCAACTGACGTATAATGGTGTATCGATCGATGAACATCTCCGTTCTTCCCATGACCAAAACCGGGATCAACTATGCAAGGAAGCTATTTCGCAGAAAGGTTGATTATTCCACGGTTTTATAAGATAATAGGGGTTACGCAAATCTTTCTAGGAAAGAGGTGGAACAGATGTCTACGACTGAATTGATGCTGAGAACAAGTCTGGAAGGACGTGTGAAGCGTACGTTGCAAACGTACTTCCGTCGCCCTAACGACGTGTTGATCAAGGAAAGCCTCGGAGCGAACGGTTTGTCCCCAGAGCAAGTGGAAGTAACCGTAGAGCTCTTGAAAGAAGACAAAACTGTTGCCGAAATCATGGAGCACCTGCACGATCAAGGCTACTTTGCATAACATTGCGAGCAAAAAAGACCGGACTGACATTCGATTGTCGGACCGGTCTTTTTCGTTCGAGCGATTAAGGGGTAGGACTTTCTTCAGGCAATGAGCGCCGTAATTTCTTGCGGCGATACAATTGAAGGCCTATTAACACGAGAAAGTAGCTCGCGAACGCGACAAAAAGCCCCATGATGACACTCCCGGTAAAATAGGCAAGTCCTTTTTCTTTCACCCAGACAAGCCATTGCATTCCAGGCTCGGGATGGATCAAATGTCCTTGTAACGGTTTGCCGATCAACACGTATCCAATATTGTAATTGAAAAGGATGAAAAGCGGTAAGATGAGCTTTCCGATGACAAACGCAACCAAAGCAGCGGGCAAACTGGCCCGAAACAGCTTGCAAAGCGGGAAAAGCAACAAAAACGCGATGCCAAAAGTAGGCAGCGTTATGAACTCGATGAAGATTCCGAGCAAAAATCCACGGGCGACAAAAGCTGGAGCCCCTTTCATTCTCAGCACCTTGTAGTATTCGAATTTTAGCTTTCGATATGTTTTTTTCCACATCCGTGCTATCCCTCGTTTGTCCCAAGTCATTTGTCTGTAAATCCCCAAAGGGTAAGGCGAATGGTGAAGCTGGATTCGTTTTTCGGTTGATGTTGTAGAGTATCTCCAAGTTGGCAAAAATTAATAGTTGTCATACGAGCTCTGATTTGTGAATGCGCCTTTCTTTTGGCATAATGGAAGAGGGCAGCTTGCTGGAAAAGTGGTGACATTCGTGGAAGATGTAATGGGAACCTTCGGTGACTATATTACGCAATATGGGTATGGTGCCTTGTTTGGATTGTTCTTTCTAGGAATTTTGGGGATGCCCTTGCCTGAAGAAACGCTGCTCGTTTTTTCTGGATTTCTTGTCTCAACGGGAAAATTGGAATTTTGGCCTACTTTTTTCGTCTGCTTTCTCGGTTCCGTTACAGCAATGACGGTGGCATACTGGATCGGCAGAACATTAGGCTACCCTTTTCTCGAACGATATGGGAAACGGCTGGGAATGGGCTATACCGTTTACAAAAAAACGGAAGAGTGGTTTAATCGCGTCGGCAAATGGGCGCTTCCGCTAGGTTATTTCATCCCAGGTGTTCGTCAGTTTACGGCCTATTTTGCCGGGATCACGCGACTGCCATTTCCGACTTTCATGCTCTTTACCTATTTGGGTGGGCTTTTTTGGAGCTTGCTTTTCGTGACGCTTGGCTGGCAATTAGGAGAACGCTGGGATGAGCTGTTTAATTTGATTGCCCGTAACCTCGCGATTTTCTTTATCGCTTTGCTCGTATTGATTGCAGCCTGGTCGTATTTTAGACACAAGGCAAAAGTAAAAAAGCAATTACGGAGGGATCAGAATGAGTGAAGAAAACAGCAACGAAAATCTACTGCCCGTAGTTCAGAAGCCAACCGAACTGGTTCCTGTCGTATTACCGGAAAAACATCAGCGATTTTATGATAAATTGCGTGACAAAATCGAAGCGTTCATTAAAGACAAGGGAGTCAATGATTCTGTAGCCAACTTTATTTTGCTTGCACCAGATTTGTTTGTTCTCTTGGCCCGTCTGATGCTGGACAAGCGCGTAGGTGTTCAATCAAAAGCGTTAGCGGGTGTAGCAGTTGCCTACTTCATCACCCCGGTTGATTTTATTCCGGAGGTATTAGTCGGCGGTTTCGGACTTCTGGACGACGTCATTTTGGCTGTTTATGCATTGCGCAAGATTTTGGTGGATATCGATGAATCGATTGTACGTGAGCATTGGAATGGCGAAGAAGACCTCTTGGCTGTCATTACGAAGGTGATTCGATCAGCGGATGATTTAGTCGGCAAGAAAATAGTGAAAAAGCTGGAAGAAACCCTGTTCCGAAAAAAATAAGCTAGGATGGGACAAATAGATGAAATATTTATTGGATTATCAAGAGGGAGAGCGTGTTGTCGCTTTTTGCCTGATTAAAAACAAGGAAGCTGGCGTAGCGAGTAATCAGAGTGAATACTTGAATCTGGAGCTGGGAGATCGCTCCGGTACGATCATGGCAAAGCTGTGGGATGTCAATGCAGAAATGAAGGAATGGATCAACGTCAAGGTCGTCGTGAAGATCGACGCTGCCGTCCAAATGTATCGTGGGAAAAAGCAACTGGTGATTCAACGGATCAGACCTGCTGCTGCATCCGACGAAGTTCAGATGGAGTCGCTCATTCCGATCTCGCCAGTTCCAGTAGATGAACTGTGGACAAAGCTTACCGATGCAGTCGACAGCCTGCAGAGTGCCACGCTCAAGGCCATTATTCAAGAGGCGCTGGCAACAGAGGAGATTCAGGATCGCCTTCGCCATTATCCTGCTGGCGTTCGCATGCACCACAACTATTATCATGGCTTGCTCGAGCATATTGTCTCTCTGTTGACAGCGGCACAGAGCCTCTTGCCACTGTATCCACAAGTAGACAGGGATGTACTGATTGCGACTTGTATCTTGCACGATATTGGAAAACTATACGAGCTGTCTGACCCCATCGCCCCGGATTACACAACGCCAGGTCAGTTAATTGGTCACCTGGTTATGGGAGTCGAGATGGTGAGCGGCATTTGCCGCAACCTAGATATTTCTTTAGGGGACGCGGAGGTTCTGCACTTGAAGCATTGCATTTTGAGTCATCATGGAGAGGTAGAGAATGGCTGGGGCAGTGCTGTATCTGGAAAAACGCCTACAGCTGTCATGTTCCATTACCTAGACCAGATCGACAGCAAAATGAACGCTTTGAGCCAAACTCTAGCGGACATGCCGGAAGAAGAGGAATGGGCGTACGCTGGCGTGCTTAGACGAAAAGTCTGGCGCGGGTATTAATTCATACAACAAAAAGCCAACTGCTAAGCAAAACGAGGCAGTTGGCTTTTTTTAGATAAATCAGAAACGTTTTTGCGAGAAGCTCGTCTTAACAGTAATGTCTTGTACTTAGGAGGTATTCATGTGAAAAAGCGAAACAGAGCTGCCATGTTTGTGTTGGCAGTCAGCATGGTCACGACACCAGTGGCACTTCTGCATCCGTTGTCTTCCTATGCGTATGATGGCAAATCGAGCCTGGAACCCATTCAGTTGCCAGAAGACATCGTCCACTTGTTGACAGAATTGAAAGAGGACTATGTGCCTCTCATGAAAGGCCTTCATGTGGACTCATACGGAGGGACAAGCAAATCGGGGTATGTCATTAATCTCTCGGATCGAAAGAGTGTCATTACCACAAATACGACGCTCACGATCTCCACAAATGCAGAGGGAGATATGACCAGATTTGTCCTGCATGATGTGAATCGGGACAAAACAACCAAAATCAATAAAAAGGAAGCCTATCAAAAGGCTGTCGATTTTATTCGAAATTACATAGCGGTTGACCATGTTATTTCCCCGCAAGCGATGCTTTCTGTCGATCGTGCGTCAGAGCTGGATCATCTGGCAGTTGTCAGTGTCTACCCACAGTTGAACAATACGTGGGTGGACAAAGAGACAGCGCGGGTCATGGTTGACGCAAAGGGGCAGGTTGTCCATTTTCAGCAAGAAAAGGTAAAGCTTCCTACCGAAGCAGAGGTAACGGACCCAAGCAAGGCTGTACCGCTTGAAAAGGCAATGAAGAAGTGGCAAGACAAGGTATCCTTGGAATTGGTCTACGATGAGTCAGCGGGCAAGCTCGTTTACGTGCCTGACCAATTGCCAACGATAGATGCACTGTCTGGTGAAGAAGTTCCGTCTGTGTATAAAACAACGAGTGAGACGATGAAAATCAAAGGAACGGCCGACATGGGCGTCTGGCGAGATACGAAAAAAATGGAGCAGATGCTGGCGAAGGAATTTGGCCTGAAGCTGAATCAACGCACGTACAAAAATGTAAAAGAAGACAAAAAGTATAAAAACAGTGACATCGATCGCCATGAATGGAATGCGAGCTCGTATCAAAGCGCGTGGATTACACTCGACCGTAAAACAAAATCACCCATTGAATTCAAGCTGGACGGTCCCGTAGAAAAGGAGCTTGAGAAGCCGCTCACGCATGATGAGGCAAAAGACATCGCCGTACAATTTGTGGAGAAATACTTATCGTCCAAAGAACAATCATTCTCCGTAAAGGAGACGAGTCTTGTGGAAAATCTGCCGGGCTGGGCGGATCAAAATCTCGTGCGGCCGATCAGTAGCTTTGCTTTTCATCCTGAGATTGACGGTATCCCTACCAAGAGACCACTGTTCTACTTGGAAGTGGACGCAAAGAAGGGCAATGTAGTCCTTGCTCAAGTAAATGACCTGCCGTCCATGCCTGCTACCATCAGTAAAGACGGTATTGTCAAGAATGAGAAAGCAAAGGATGCCTATGTCAAAGAAGCAAATCTGCGCTTGGCATACTGGTATCCGAAGGCAGGTACGCATTCAGCGCAACTGCCGCAGCTGGCCTATTTACCGACAGCCGATGCCAAGTCTCTGCAGATCGATGCTGCTACGGGTGCAGTGGAAGAAACCTGGCTGGAATGGAAAGCTATCCAATAACCGATACCCGATATGGTGTAGAAGCCATGTCGGGTTTTCCTTTTCATCATTATCGGAATTCATAAACACTTCAAGGTAGGTAGGATTTTTTTTCTTTTTGTAGAATATCTTCTTGATTCCCATTTGATTTGGCAAACAATGCCGATCACGAGAAGGAGAAAGTGCAATGAAACGGCCAACTTATACCCTACCAAGTATTGTAAAAAAGGTATTCCGGCCCGGTGAGCGCTCCCTTCCACGTACGGAGATCTGCTCCCGGATGGAAGCGAATGAGCTGAATGCTTTTTTGGATCTGGACTGCAAGACGATACTGGATAAAGTGTTGAACATGGAGCAGTCTCCAGTGCGCGTTGGAAGCTCAGAGGCGATCGTAGAGATCACTCACCAGCCGCATCAAGTGTACGACTTGGCTCATCGCTATTTGCGCGATAGCCAAACACCCAAAAAGCTTGAGCAAATTGTCGCAGAGCTGCGTCGTCAAACGCAGTTTGGCTGGAATCAGATTCTTCGTATGCTGCAATTGGAACGCGATCCTCGCTTTGTGCAATATCAAGGCGACAGCAGATGGTTTTTGGCAGAGTGGAGTTTGGGCAATGACCAAGTGTATGCGTTTTGCCGCGATAATGGCATTACGCAGGTAGCTGCTCGAACATTAGTCCATTTTCTGGAGCAGGAAGTAGGGATTGCTGCAGATGCTGCTTTTCTCCCTGCGCAAGATGACCGCTTCCGCATTGACGGTGATACCATGTACATCATTGCTCGTAGCGAAGATTCCAAGGAAGAGCAGGCGGCCCTCGAGGTTGCTGTTGCTGCCCCTTCTGTATCGATAGGAAACAGCGAGTCCGTCTCAGAAGAAATTGCATTGGAAGAACCAGCGAATCCCTTACACCAGGTGGAAGAACAACAAGAACTACTATTTACCAAGGAGGAAGCTACTATGTCTACCATTACCAACCAGCAAGTTCTCGAGGAAGTACAAAAACTGATGCAAGAAGCCATCAACCGCTTGGAGACTAGAAACCAAGAAATGTCCCAAGAAGTTGTCGCTCATTTTCAACAAAGCAATATGCAAGCTATAGAAGTGCTGATGAAAGAGAAACATAAGCATGAGCAGATCGTACTTGGCATTCAACAGGTACTGGCGACCAGTGAACAACAATGAGTAAACTTGAGGCTACGATCCGGTTAGAGCAGAGATTTGCCATCCTGCGCGAGGTTATCGCGGGCTATCGGATTCGCCTTCAAGACATGGAGAAGGAAGTGGTGGAGCTTTTTGCCACGAACCAGCTCTCTGCTATTTCAGCATGCATGGGCGAGAAGCAGCGCATCGTCAGGTTGATGAATCGACTGGAACAATTTATTGTCCAATGGGAAAGAAACAACACGGATGTGGGTATCGCACATGAATCAAAGCGAGAACACTTGAACACATGACGAATAATGCGGTAAAATAGGGGGATTGTGCATGATTCCCCGCGCATGCCGCGTGGGATGGAAAGGAGATCCAAACCCTCTATGTCGGTAGGAAGAAACGAACTGTGCCCTTGTGGGAGCGGAAAAAAATACAAAAAATGCTGTGGGGTTGTCACTCCCATTACGGAGCTGCGTAGCCGCCACGAGCAAAAGTTGCAAAAAGAATACGCTGGCTGGGTTGAAAGACTGAACCATTTTGTCGGCGCAAATGTAACCAGCGAGACGATTCAAGAAGCGCGGAACCGTTTTGCTGAAGAAGTAGGCTTGACCCAAGAGAGTGTCGCACGTCCTGAATGGGCAGCCCATTTCTTCAACTGGTGTGTATTGGACGTCAAAACAGGTGGAAGCACGCTGCTTGAGAATTATATCAAACAGCATGGACGTCGGATGGAGCCTGATCTTCGCCGTGCGTTTGCTGGATTGCACCTGAATGTTTATGAAATCGTGGAAGTGGATCGTGATGTCATCACGGTTCAACAACCGATTTCGGAAGAAAAACACTATCTGCTTCGTGCCAATACGTTGAATGTTGTCCCTGGACAATTGATCGTAGGGCGCCTGCTGAATCTAGGTCTGCGTGATATGCTCTTCTCTGGCAGCATCATTTTGCAGCCACATGTCAAGGAAAGCCTGCTCGAGTGGTTAAACCAGCATCCAGAAGTAGAAGCTGCGAAGGCAGATACGAGCAAGAGAAGCTATACGACAGAGCTGTATCACTTCATCGTTCAATTTGGTGAAGCGGCAAGCGAGTCGGAAGCACCGAAGCAAGAATCGCTTCTGCGTCGTACCTATTCTATGCCAGATCGTAAACAGCTGCTGAAAGTAATCGAGTCGAACCCTGCATTTGAGCTGAAAAAAAGGGATGCTGCTCGTGAGACATGGGTATATGCGACGCGCAAGGAAGAGCATTTGTTCCCGAATTTAAAGGATGCCTTGCTGGAGCTATACGAAGTACAGGCAGAAGTGATTTTGCAGGATGACAGCCTGATTCTGGAAGGATATGCACCGCAGTTGGACGAAGTCTCAGAGCTTTTGCTGCTGCTTGCATTTGAGAACGAAGAGGAGATTCGCGTTCTTACTTCAACGGGCTCTCGTTTGTCCAAAGGAACTCTGTTTATCACGAGTCAGCCTACTTTGCCACCAAAAGTGTTGCAGTGGGCAGTCCAAACCTATTTTGCTGAAAAATGGCTGGTTACTTCCCATGAACAGCTCGATGATTTGGCTCCGCTCTTGGTTGCAGCTGCAGAAAACGAGGTACTGCATGAAAAACTCCACAAGCTGATGGAGCAAATGGAACAGGATCATAAAATTGGACAGGGCTTGGCTCGCTTTATCCGAATGGACATGCTTCGTCCTCGCCTCTCGTTGTCAAATGACAGCCTGCATGTGCATAACCTGCTGCGCCGTCCGTTGATCGAGGGATTGCCTGAGAGTGTGTACACCGTACATCCTGACAGACTTGCGGACATCAATCGCTTCGTGCAAGAGATGACCGAGGGCAAGTCGGAAGCAACGGTCAAAAAGTACGATGAGGTTATGAACAACTTCCGTTCATTCGTCAGAGGAGCGTTTGGTCCATCTTTCACATGGGAGCAGTTGCGCAGAGAGGACCTGGTATACTTCCTCGTTCACGACATTTTCACGCGTACGGACGCAACGACCAAAACGTTGGCAACAAATCTGATGTCTGTTTTGACGGCGTTCTTCAAGTGGCTGGATAAGCAAGGACCATACGCGCTTTATCCTGTCATGCAGCCATTGTTCGCCGAGTTGAAGGAAACATTGCC from the Brevibacillus brevis genome contains:
- a CDS encoding YkvA family protein codes for the protein MSEENSNENLLPVVQKPTELVPVVLPEKHQRFYDKLRDKIEAFIKDKGVNDSVANFILLAPDLFVLLARLMLDKRVGVQSKALAGVAVAYFITPVDFIPEVLVGGFGLLDDVILAVYALRKILVDIDESIVREHWNGEEDLLAVITKVIRSADDLVGKKIVKKLEETLFRKK
- a CDS encoding DedA family protein; the protein is MEDVMGTFGDYITQYGYGALFGLFFLGILGMPLPEETLLVFSGFLVSTGKLEFWPTFFVCFLGSVTAMTVAYWIGRTLGYPFLERYGKRLGMGYTVYKKTEEWFNRVGKWALPLGYFIPGVRQFTAYFAGITRLPFPTFMLFTYLGGLFWSLLFVTLGWQLGERWDELFNLIARNLAIFFIALLVLIAAWSYFRHKAKVKKQLRRDQNE
- a CDS encoding DUF2062 domain-containing protein, coding for MWKKTYRKLKFEYYKVLRMKGAPAFVARGFLLGIFIEFITLPTFGIAFLLLFPLCKLFRASLPAALVAFVIGKLILPLFILFNYNIGYVLIGKPLQGHLIHPEPGMQWLVWVKEKGLAYFTGSVIMGLFVAFASYFLVLIGLQLYRRKKLRRSLPEESPTP
- a CDS encoding YcdB/YcdC domain-containing protein; translation: MKKRNRAAMFVLAVSMVTTPVALLHPLSSYAYDGKSSLEPIQLPEDIVHLLTELKEDYVPLMKGLHVDSYGGTSKSGYVINLSDRKSVITTNTTLTISTNAEGDMTRFVLHDVNRDKTTKINKKEAYQKAVDFIRNYIAVDHVISPQAMLSVDRASELDHLAVVSVYPQLNNTWVDKETARVMVDAKGQVVHFQQEKVKLPTEAEVTDPSKAVPLEKAMKKWQDKVSLELVYDESAGKLVYVPDQLPTIDALSGEEVPSVYKTTSETMKIKGTADMGVWRDTKKMEQMLAKEFGLKLNQRTYKNVKEDKKYKNSDIDRHEWNASSYQSAWITLDRKTKSPIEFKLDGPVEKELEKPLTHDEAKDIAVQFVEKYLSSKEQSFSVKETSLVENLPGWADQNLVRPISSFAFHPEIDGIPTKRPLFYLEVDAKKGNVVLAQVNDLPSMPATISKDGIVKNEKAKDAYVKEANLRLAYWYPKAGTHSAQLPQLAYLPTADAKSLQIDAATGAVEETWLEWKAIQ
- a CDS encoding MBL fold metallo-hydrolase gives rise to the protein MAQSYKLFTSCLWQTTSAVVSTEQRLYLFDPAYFPHEIEAIADYVRRERNGRELILVLTHGDWDHVVGIGKFPDATIIAQKEILTDGRIEQKLNKAKRFDGSYYVVRSYEVGMPTFTKLVEDAQDWQEVFFLPVPGHTPDQMATLFREQKLLVVGDMLSNLEFPFIDDSSAYLESLEKLERLVLQGEVEEVIPGHGVPAKGREEILHRIERDRQYLLDARAVVFEGIANNIEEDVLGEQFSQLTYNGVSIDEHLRSSHDQNRDQLCKEAISQKG
- a CDS encoding YecA family protein, whose product is MSVGRNELCPCGSGKKYKKCCGVVTPITELRSRHEQKLQKEYAGWVERLNHFVGANVTSETIQEARNRFAEEVGLTQESVARPEWAAHFFNWCVLDVKTGGSTLLENYIKQHGRRMEPDLRRAFAGLHLNVYEIVEVDRDVITVQQPISEEKHYLLRANTLNVVPGQLIVGRLLNLGLRDMLFSGSIILQPHVKESLLEWLNQHPEVEAAKADTSKRSYTTELYHFIVQFGEAASESEAPKQESLLRRTYSMPDRKQLLKVIESNPAFELKKRDAARETWVYATRKEEHLFPNLKDALLELYEVQAEVILQDDSLILEGYAPQLDEVSELLLLLAFENEEEIRVLTSTGSRLSKGTLFITSQPTLPPKVLQWAVQTYFAEKWLVTSHEQLDDLAPLLVAAAENEVLHEKLHKLMEQMEQDHKIGQGLARFIRMDMLRPRLSLSNDSLHVHNLLRRPLIEGLPESVYTVHPDRLADINRFVQEMTEGKSEATVKKYDEVMNNFRSFVRGAFGPSFTWEQLRREDLVYFLVHDIFTRTDATTKTLATNLMSVLTAFFKWLDKQGPYALYPVMQPLFAELKETLPESYRLRGVLEKEATQNLYNNPMVIKDITEESMLVQEITSSGCTAKRANGETIKLSIGAELGAMLTADWMIHGLFGQGEDGTWRLFGTPEVYPPVIAQVLGAPTGVLV
- a CDS encoding 3'-5' exoribonuclease YhaM family protein; translated protein: MKYLLDYQEGERVVAFCLIKNKEAGVASNQSEYLNLELGDRSGTIMAKLWDVNAEMKEWINVKVVVKIDAAVQMYRGKKQLVIQRIRPAAASDEVQMESLIPISPVPVDELWTKLTDAVDSLQSATLKAIIQEALATEEIQDRLRHYPAGVRMHHNYYHGLLEHIVSLLTAAQSLLPLYPQVDRDVLIATCILHDIGKLYELSDPIAPDYTTPGQLIGHLVMGVEMVSGICRNLDISLGDAEVLHLKHCILSHHGEVENGWGSAVSGKTPTAVMFHYLDQIDSKMNALSQTLADMPEEEEWAYAGVLRRKVWRGY
- the nadE gene encoding NAD(+) synthase translates to MDKFQEHLANYQIHVKEDVEKRIAFIREQIDGNGLGGAVVGISGGIDSAVTAALCVRALGSERVIGVWLPAYSQTVHETDSKRLAEAIGLNLHTVDVGPAYNALVPAIEGVLGLDDKTKGNTKARLRMTVLYAIANQKGYLVADTCNRSEIYVGYMTKGGDGLADFNPVASLTKHEMRILAAELGVPGEIITKPPSADLWEGQTDEQEMGFTYEDLDRLLITGETRPEAKERIDYLHRISEHKRNIMPGI